The nucleotide window GGTCACGACAACCAAAGCCCGCGCCAAGGCCCTGAGGGATGAAGCCGAGCGCATGATCACGTTGGCCAAGGAAGGCAGCCTGGCGTCACGGCGACGGGTGCTCGGTTACGTGTACGACAAGCAGCTTGTGCATGCTCTCTTCGAGAAAGCGCCCGACCGCTACAGCGATCGCAAAGGTGGTTACACCCGGATCACCCGCACAGTTCGCCGCCGTGGCGACAATGCCGAGATGGCCATCATTGAGTTGGTCTGAACCCTTCGGATCAGAGCACGATTCACGACCCCCGACCCGGACCTGAAACCAATCCCCCCCAGCGGATTGCTATCAGCCTCCAGTACGCGGGGTCGTTTTTTTGTGGCTGGCAGCGGCAACGACAGGGCACAAGCGTGCAAGGTGTACTCGAACAGGCCATCGCGGATCTCGACCCCCATCGTCCCGTCCATGCCGTGGCCGCGGGCCGCACTGACGCCGGTGTGCATGCAGCCGGACAAGTGGTGCATTTCGACAGCAGTGGTCCAATTCCCGCCAATCGCTGGGCTCCAGCACTGAATGGCCGGCTACCCGCCAGCATCAGGGTCCGTGAAGCCGTGGAACGGCCTCTTTCGTGGCATGCCTGCTACTCGGCCACCTACCGGCGCTATCGCTACACCCTTTACAACGGCCGGCGACCCAATCTCTTTCTCGCGCCCTGGAGCTGGCATCGCTATCAAGCGCGTCTTGATGAGCATGCGATGGCTGATGCCTTGGGGGGAATGCTTGGCAGTCATGACTTCGCAGCTTTCCAGCGCGCTGGAAGTCGCAGAGCTCATTCAAGAACCACGATTCAGGACGTCTCCGTTCAACGGCGAGGCGATCTGATTGACCTGGAGATTCAGGCCACCGGCTTTCTCTATGGAATGGTGCGCCTATTGATGGGGCAACTGGTGGCCGTTGGTGAACATCGACTCACCCCAGAACAGTTCGAGCGCCGCTGGCGGGAACGACGGCGTGAGGAGGTCAAAGACGGTGCACCACCCCAGGGCTTGTGCTTGCTCAGGGCAGGCTACGAGGACACCATCTTCAGCAAGGGCGGCTGGTACGATTGTCAACCGACTTTTTGTCTAGCCACAGAAGATCCACCTCCGGATCCTCCAGGATGGTGATTCAGCACCTGAACCGCACCGACGCCAACCGAACTTTGAGGTTGGGGTCAGGCGACAAGGTAAAGTCGATCTTTGAGCTCTGGTTGGAACGCCACGGCGTAACCAATGCTCCCTGCCCAGCTTCGTCGCTCGCGACGGGGCATATCAGAACCGGCATGCCGGCGCGATGAACAAGACCTCTGTCCCCTCCATCGATTCGATCGACCGCCAGTGGTATCTGGTGGACGCTGAGAATCAAACCCTCGGCCGACTGGCAACCGAGGTGGCTTCCGTGCTGCGC belongs to Synechococcus sp. WH 7805 and includes:
- the rplQ gene encoding 50S ribosomal protein L17; its protein translation is MRHQCRVPQLGRPADQRKAMLRGLTTQLIREGRVTTTKARAKALRDEAERMITLAKEGSLASRRRVLGYVYDKQLVHALFEKAPDRYSDRKGGYTRITRTVRRRGDNAEMAIIELV
- the truA gene encoding tRNA pseudouridine(38-40) synthase TruA — protein: MHDPRPGPETNPPQRIAISLQYAGSFFCGWQRQRQGTSVQGVLEQAIADLDPHRPVHAVAAGRTDAGVHAAGQVVHFDSSGPIPANRWAPALNGRLPASIRVREAVERPLSWHACYSATYRRYRYTLYNGRRPNLFLAPWSWHRYQARLDEHAMADALGGMLGSHDFAAFQRAGSRRAHSRTTIQDVSVQRRGDLIDLEIQATGFLYGMVRLLMGQLVAVGEHRLTPEQFERRWRERRREEVKDGAPPQGLCLLRAGYEDTIFSKGGWYDCQPTFCLATEDPPPDPPGW